The DNA segment CCCCGGCGGCATCACTACACATTGCGCAGGTAACCCTCGTTCCTGGGCAGTTCGGTTAAAGTATTCGGCAAGGGCCGCTGGGGAAACCGCCGTGCGGTTAAAGTGGCGGGTCTCCCGGTGTAGAAAGCAGCTATTGCTGGCAAAGGGGACCGCATAGCGCGCCCGGACGTTCAAGCAAAATTCTGTGAACTCGGCGATGTAGTGCTGGGGGGAACGAAACGCCCCAAACCGGTCGGGGTAGCCCTCGATGCAATAGGGAATTGCCGACGCGCTGGAAAAACTGCGAAACGCAAAGTCAATCTTGGGAAAGCGCTTTTTGAGCTGCTGCAACGGCAACCCGAAAATTTTACAGTCGTTGGCGTTCAACAGGGTCGTTTGCCCGTTGGTGAGCACCACCGCCGAATCCACCGTAATCCCGAATTGAAACGAAGATAACCACAGGTTGGCTCCCAAGCGCACCGTGGCTCCGTGGGGAATTTCCCGGATGTTTCTAAACCCCAGCGCCCGCAGGTCCTCCACCATGCGACGGGTATGCACCAACGGCACCAGGATGGGGGTATCCCGGTCAAAATAGCGCAGCGACGGCCCGTGAAAGTGGTCCCAGTGCAAATGGGTGATGTAGATGTAATCGGGTCGCAGGTTGTCAATCAACTCGCGCGGAGGTTCGGGGAAAAGCCACCAACTGCGCCAGTAGCAGGACCCGCGCAGCCAGGGGTCTATCACCACCGAGACGTTTCCTTCTTCCACCCACAGTCCCGCG comes from the Gloeomargarita sp. SKYB120 genome and includes:
- a CDS encoding MBL fold metallo-hydrolase produces the protein MRFTILSHAGLWVEEGNVSVVIDPWLRGSCYWRSWWLFPEPPRELIDNLRPDYIYITHLHWDHFHGPSLRYFDRDTPILVPLVHTRRMVEDLRALGFRNIREIPHGATVRLGANLWLSSFQFGITVDSAVVLTNGQTTLLNANDCKIFGLPLQQLKKRFPKIDFAFRSFSSASAIPYCIEGYPDRFGAFRSPQHYIAEFTEFCLNVRARYAVPFASNSCFLHRETRHFNRTAVSPAALAEYFNRTAQERGLPAQCVVMPPGSSWSEQTGFTLREFDYQKAEEYIHTLAQKYQPTLERQYAQEAQVQPDYQAFEQYFTRLLAALPPALPKISRMTVLFHIQQGKDHYWLLDFRRRQVRCLTAPIEATLTITVPALVVNDCCHKRMFSTWGPSKRLRIRLGAGASWLEVRLFLSLLDAWENDYLPLWRHLQPRYLGIWARRWREFVEAGRLIWRWRRRGWQVQELYRESAKR